A window of Candidatus Binataceae bacterium genomic DNA:
CGATTGTGTTTGCCGTCCTTGGTATTGGAAGACGCGGCCGGGTCTCGTCTGCCAATTCCACAGCCCGGTCCCGTTCACCTGAATAACCCGCAAGTCGGAGCAGCATGGAAGGGCCGAACCCCGCGAAGGCCCTGTGCACTTCACAGTTGCACGCTTCCTCTGCCAGCGATCGCGCGGTGTCCCAGTTTCCCGCCAGGAATTCGACCAGGCTCACCTGCGCCAGCGACTGGGCGATAAACAACGACAGCGATGCGGCGCGATTCAATGCGAGATCATCACGGATTCTCCGGCCGAGCATCGCCAAATCAGGGAAGCGGCCGAATTCTGCCCACGCCCGGATCGAAATACAGAATGTCAAGGCGGCAAGTTGTCCTACGCTTCTCGCCAGCGGCTCCAGTTCAATCGCAATCTTCAGCGCCTGGTCCGGTTTGCCCATCTGGTAGAGCGCGCGCATCTCGATTGAGAGCGCGAGCGCGTGCGTCCAGGGCGAGCTCTGAGCATTGCTCATTTCCACGCTTCTGCGGGAATCCTCCAGCGCTGGTCCGAGTTGAAGAAAGTTGCTACTGCAGACGGACCGATAGGCCAGGACCCTTGCTAGAAAGGGCGATGCTGCCGGCGACGCAACTACCTCGTCAAAGGCCCGTCGCGCGGGCTCGATTGCACCGCGCGCTGCTTGGATGTACCCAAGCGCGGCCAGCAGGCGATAGCGATAGGCATCTTCATCCTTGCTGCGCAGATGGTTGAGACCGCGTTCGGCGATCTCTGCCGCTGCATCGAAGCGACCTGTCCATGCAAGGCTCTCCACCATTTCGAAGACGATTCTGCCGACCGATCTCAGGTCGCCCGACCCCAGGTACAGTCCTATAGCTTCCTGAAGATGGGAGGTCGCCGCATTCCAGTCTCCGAGGCCCCGTTCTGCCCCCGCCAGATCGGCCAGGGTTCGTGCATGCATGACCGGATCGGGCGACTGATATTGAAGCGCCTTGACCAGAGTAAGCCGCGCGTCCTCCAGCGCACCTGCTCTAAGCAGGATCTGCCCGGTGACAGATAGGTAGGACATAGCCTTCCCCGCATCTATATAGGGACCGCTCTTGACCAGGTGGTAGGCAATCTCCGCGGCATGCTCCTCGATACGCGCGGCGAACACCTTTTCCATCGCCAGCGCGATCTTCAGATGCAAACGCTGCTGGCGCGGCAGCGATATTCCGGCCAACAAGGTCTGTCGTACGAGCTCGTGGGAAAAAGCAAACGGGGCTTCGGGTCCCTGCGAACTCGAGGTTATGAAACCTGTATGCTCCGCTTCCTCCAGCCCGTCGAAGAGCGCGTCCGGATCCATCCGATCCAGCACCGCCTCGAGCAGGACGAAATTGAAACTTCGGCCGATCACCGACGCCGCGGAAAGGACTTCTCGCGCATCTTCGCTTAGGCGGTCGAGCCTGCGACCCAAGACAAGGCGGATGTTTTCCGGCACGGTCAGATCGTCGCTGCCGAAGCTCTCGCGAAAATCTCCTGCCTCGCCGTAGATCTTTCCCTCTTCGACCAGGTGACGGAACACTTCCTCGACGAAGAAGGGATTTCCCTGGGTTTCTTCAAAGATCAGCGTGACCAAGTGGTCTGGTGGATGTCGGCCGCTGAGACTGACCAGCATCTCCCTCACGCTCTCCCTGTGGAGGCCTGCGAGTTTGATCGGATCGACTCCAAGCCGGATCAACTCCTCCAGCGTCCGATTCAGTGGACGGGTCGCATCGAGGCCCTCGTCGCGATAGTTGGCTACGACCAGGACTGGTACATGCTCGACACGCCGGGCGAGAAAGCCCAGCATCGCCAGCGTCGATTCATCGGCCCAGTGAATGTCGTCCAAGAGCAGCAACAGGGGCTGGTTGCGCGAGCTTCGCGCGATGAAATCGAACAAGCCTTGAAACAGATGACGCCGTTGCTGTTGGGTCGGAAGTTCAGCCGGGGTCGGAAGATCAGGGAACACTCGCCGCAATGCGGGCGCGATCTGCGCAAGTTCAGCTGCATCGTCCGCCGCCACGCTGCGA
This region includes:
- a CDS encoding AAA family ATPase, with amino-acid sequence MASKDEISHASVASTRGPEGTAVQRHGVFSKEGDFWRVGFENDSFTLRHSKGLSYLAQLLRFPGREFHAQDLIHGIGGDSDDTSVRPGSSLPRGEDALAAAGLHTGDLGDAGEMLDDQAKAQYRRRLEELRDELKEAKSLGNVARAEQAESEIEALTAELSRAVGLGGRNRKAASASERARQSVTHAIKSALDRIEENHHELGAVLLRRISTGIFCAYYPDPAIPLVWEFGASSTQHRASNPDPAIAHLAVSGVRSLDSLRPPIAAASARNRTEIVGREAELSRLWNAAESALLGHGSFVLVGGGPGVGKTRLSLEFLAQASSRGFACLNGRCYERDEPHPLMPFVEVIEGALAQASSVEQFRSVAADDAAELAQIAPALRRVFPDLPTPAELPTQQQRRHLFQGLFDFIARSSRNQPLLLLLDDIHWADESTLAMLGFLARRVEHVPVLVVANYRDEGLDATRPLNRTLEELIRLGVDPIKLAGLHRESVREMLVSLSGRHPPDHLVTLIFEETQGNPFFVEEVFRHLVEEGKIYGEAGDFRESFGSDDLTVPENIRLVLGRRLDRLSEDAREVLSAASVIGRSFNFVLLEAVLDRMDPDALFDGLEEAEHTGFITSSSQGPEAPFAFSHELVRQTLLAGISLPRQQRLHLKIALAMEKVFAARIEEHAAEIAYHLVKSGPYIDAGKAMSYLSVTGQILLRAGALEDARLTLVKALQYQSPDPVMHARTLADLAGAERGLGDWNAATSHLQEAIGLYLGSGDLRSVGRIVFEMVESLAWTGRFDAAAEIAERGLNHLRSKDEDAYRYRLLAALGYIQAARGAIEPARRAFDEVVASPAASPFLARVLAYRSVCSSNFLQLGPALEDSRRSVEMSNAQSSPWTHALALSIEMRALYQMGKPDQALKIAIELEPLARSVGQLAALTFCISIRAWAEFGRFPDLAMLGRRIRDDLALNRAASLSLFIAQSLAQVSLVEFLAGNWDTARSLAEEACNCEVHRAFAGFGPSMLLRLAGYSGERDRAVELADETRPRLPIPRTANTIGAWLLLIGTIEGLAMIGERGRTAELYPLVRELLESGVKCTALEIRFPETVAGIAAGAAGDWKRAEQHFLAARKQALELPHHLEEAEVRRFHAMMLIDRAANGDRERARQLLGEALVTYTRIGMPRHVELTRKLLDQSA